The DNA window GCGCAAACGCGGAGCCGCCTACAAGCAAAAACGTTCAGCGGTCACTTCACGAGTGAACTTCACTTCGCATTGACGCGGAACGCTCACAGTCTCGGCGTCCCATCCCTGGACATCGCGCGCGAAGTTACTCTCTCGATCATTAGTTTGATGAAAAGTATACCGTTTCACATCCACTGACGCAAGGCGTACCGGTTCGAATCCGCTGCCCACATTTCCGTGTCAACAACGCCTTACCTTTGCGCCAGGCGTTGGCGGAGTGACTCGTACAGGATTACAGATGTCGCAATGGCGACGTTGAGCGATTCTGTTTTCCCAGGCATCGGAATGGTGATCATCCCCTCGCACAGGTCTCTCGCGTCAAACGAAAGCCCGTCCGCCTCAGAGCCGATGAAGAGCGCGAGATTTCCCGTAAGGTTTTCCTCATAGAGCGAAGTGCCGTCAAGATCCGTGCCGATGATGCGATAGCCCTCTTCTTTTAAACATGCGCCGAGTTCTTCAAAAGTCCCCGACATGCGCGCGATCTGCAGGTGTGGAAGCGATCCCATCGCAGAGCGCACGACTTTGGGACTGTACACATCGACTGTTCCCGGGAGTGTCACAATGCGTGTGCATCCGACGGCGTGTGCGCTTCGCAAAAGAGCGCCCAAATTGCCCGGATCCTTCACGCCGTCAAGGAGAAGCAGCGGAGCAGGGGCTGCCTCAGACGCTTTACGGACGACGGCGCGCCAGTCCGCATCTCCCATGCGCGCCACGCCGATAATCCCTTGCGGATGCTCGGTGTCAGCGATCTTGGCGATTGCATTCGTGCCGACCGGAAGCACTTCGATCCCTTTCTTGCGCGCCGCAAAGACGAGATCGAGCGCCGCGTCTGGCAGGGGGATCTCGTCATCAAAGATAAGCGTCTGCAGGATGTTGCCGCACGAAAGATAGGTGTCGACGGCGCGCACGCCTTCGACAAGGTAAAGTCGCTCTCGCTCTCGCTGTTTCTTATCCTTTAGCGCCGCGAATCCCTTGATGCGCGGATTCTGCAGCGATGTGAGTGATTTTTCCATTACTTCTCTCCTCACGCGATCACATTTCGTCCCACCTGTTACACCCACGCCTGCGGGTGATGCGAAGAAACCATGTCAAGGTCAGCCGCCTTCGCGTTAAACTCCACCTGCTCGACACTCTTGCAACCGGGGATGACACTGGTCACCGCGGGATGCTTGAGGCACCACGCCAAGGCCCACTGCGCCATGTCGATACCCTCTGGAACCTCTGTGCGCGCAATCTCCTCAACCTGCTTCAATTGCGCCAAAACCGTCTCCTGCGCACGGTTGGCTCGCACATCCTGCCCTGAAAAGACAGCTCCCGGCTTATACTTGCCGCTCAAAAAACCGCTCGCCAGAGGCACGCGCGCGAGCACGCCGAGATTTTGCCGCTCGCACGAGGGAAAGACGCGCTCCTCCGGTTTGCGGTCGATGCGATTGTAAACGACTTGTATCACCTCCGCGTTGACGCGGCTCGCGTTTTCCGTTTGAAGGAGATTGTCGTTACTGCCAATCGAGATACCCAAATGCCTGATCTTTCCCGCCTGCACCTGTTTGTCGAGCATCGTCCACACGTCATCCTGTTGAAACGAATCGTCACTCCCTGAGTGAAACTGATACACGTCGATGTAATCCGTGCGCAGCGCCTTGAGCGAATCCTCCAATTGCTTTTTTATGTCATCGGCTGTCCACAGTTGGACTCGACTGGCATGTCCGCTAAACTTGTGCCCAAACTTTGTGGCAATCACCCACTGATCCCGCTCGCGCGATGTCGCCCCGCCGACGAGTTCCTCCGACAAGTGATCCCCGTAGCACTCTGCCGTATCGATGAGATTGATCCCGAGTTCCTTCCCTCGTCCAATCATCGCATCCACTTCACGCTGCGAGAAATCCTTGCCCCACTCTCCGCCAAACTGCCACGTGCCGATGCCAATCACAGACACCTTCAAGCCTGTCTTGCCGAGCTTTCGATATTTCACATTGCCCATCTCCTATGTACATTGGATTTTGACTTTAGCTCATAGACCCGATCGAACATCTGCGACATAAGCATATCATGTTCGACAAGTCCGCTTATGAAAAAAGGTATGAGAATACCTCCGGAATCCTCTTTCGGAACTCTGTATAATTGTGTGCCGCGCCATTCATTCACGGATCAAGGTCAACCACAAGAGGAGCCTATAAAAAAGGAACTGCGCCGACTCGCGGACGCAGCTCTCTCATGAGGTTCTGTGGTTTTGTCTCGATCCGTGCAGGCCGCCAAATGCGTATATAACAGCCAAACGTGTCGTACGCAGTACAGCAGCTCTCAAGTCTTTACGCTTGCAGTTTCGCTTTTGCGACACCCGCGAGTTCGGAGAACGCATGCGCATCCGAGACTGCAAGGTCTGCGAGCATTTTGCGGTTCACTTCAACCCCCGCCTGCTTGAGTCCAAACATCAGCTTGCTGTACGACAGACCGTTCTGACGGGCCGCTGCGTTGATCCGCTGAATCCAGAGACGGCGGAAATCGCGTTTGCGGACGCGACGGTCGCGATACGCATACATGAGCGACTTCATGACCTGTTGGTTCGCAGTGCGGAACAAACGGTGTTTCGAGCCAAAATAACCTTTGGCCAACTTTAAAATCTTTTTGTGGCGACGACGCGTGATCGTTCCACCCTTAACCCTTGGCATACGTAAAATCCTCCCGGTGCGTGTTTCTCATTTCATCAACCGCTCGTGAGCCGTTCGATGTTTTATAGATACGTGATCATCTGCTTGATGCGTTTGACATCAGACGGCGCCATCGTCGTCGCATGACGCAATTGACGTTTACGCTTTGCAGATTTGCTTGTAAAAAGGTGACTTGTAAACGCGTGATTACGCTTGATCTTCCCGGAGCCTGTCTTCTTAAAGCGCTTCGCAGCTCCGCGATGGGTTTTCATTTTCGGCATGGTGTACCTCCACAGCGCACGTGCGCTTACGATGATTTTTCTGCGTTGTGACGGGGATTCAAAATGATGATCATATTGCGACCCTCAAGGCGCGGTGCGCGCTCAAGTGTCCCATACGGTTCCAACTCTTTGACCATCTTTTCAAGGACGGCCTGCCCGATCGCCGGGTGCGTAATCTCCCGACCGCGAAAACGAACCGCCGCTTTCACCTTGTCCCCATCTTGGAGAAAACGGGTGGCAGCCTTCACCTTCGTCTCGAAGTCGTGATCCTCAATGTTTGGCGTCATGCGAATTTCTTTGATCATGACAACCTTTTGATTCTTACGCGCCTCTTTCTCTTTCTTGCTCTGCTCGTACTTGAACTTGCCGTAGTCCATAATCCGACAGACCGGCGGTTTCGCCGTAGGAGCGACATTGACGAGATCGAGGTTTTTCTCCATCGCGATCCGAAGCGCCTCGCGAATGTTGACAATCCCGAGTTGGGCGTTTGCTTCATCGATCAAGCGGACTTCGCGCGCGCGAATGCCTTCGTTGATCTGTACGTCCTCTTTGCTAATCGTTCAACACCTCCGCAGTCTTTTTTGCCTTGCCATCACAAAAGAGTGCGCGGATTCGCATCCGCGCACTCACGTCTCGCCATCGTCCATCCATCATCATATCCAGGACAGGCAGCGACCCATAGACACTCATGCGAGATCACGGGGTGAGAAGACAGGCTTCTGCTTTAACTGCATTTGCACAAAGATCATACCAGATTTGCGCTGCGATCACAACTCACCCGCGACGCGCAATTTCCTCCGCAACGCGTTTCGCAAACTCGCTTGCCGCGATCGCGCCTTGGTCGCCCTCCACGCGATGCCGCACAGACACCGCGTTTGCATCCTGCTCTTTTTGCCCCACCACGAGCATGTATGGGATCTTGTCGAGCTGCGCCGCCCGGATCTTGTAGCCGATCTTCTCCTGCCGACGATCCACCTCCACCCGCACACCATGCGTGCGAAGCATCTCTTCCACTTCCGCTGCATACGCCTCCTGACCCGTCGTCACAGGCAAAATGCGCACTTGCAGCGGCGCCAGCCAGAGCGGAAACGCCCCTTTGTAATTCTCGATCAGATAAGCGACCATACGCTCCATCGTGCTCACGATCCCGCGATGAATGACGACAGGGCGGTGTGCGCGACCGTCTTCACCGATGTACTCAAGCTCAAAACGTTCCGGCAAATGAAAATCAAGCTGCGCCGTGGAGAGTGTCTCTTCCTTACCAAGCGCCGTCTTCACCTGCACGTCGAGCTTCGGCCCATAAAATGCCGCTTCACCGATCGCCTCTTCAAACGGCAAATCCATCTCCGTGAGCACCTCGCGAAGCATCCCTTCCGCGCGCTCCCACATCGCGTCAGAAGCGACGTACTTCTCCGTGTTTGCCGGATCGCGCAGCGAGAGACGATACGAAAAATCAGTGATCGCAAAATCCTTGTACACCTGCTGAATGAGGCGTACCACACGCTGAAACTCATCTTTCACCTGATCGAGCGTGCAGAAAATGTGCGCGTCATTGAGCGTCATCGCGCGCACCCGCTGAAGTCCTGCGAGTGTCCCCGACATCTCGTAACGGTGCATCGTGCCAAGCTCCCCAATGCGCAGCGGAAGATCGCGGTACGAATGCATGTCTGACTTGTAAACCATCATGTGGTGCGGACAGTTCATTGGCCGCAGCACCAATTCCTCATTGTCCATCTCCATCGGCGGAAACATGTCCTCGTGATAGTGATCCCAGTGCCCGCTGATTTTGTAGAGTTCGACACTCCCAAGCACCGGTGTGTAGACATGACTGTAGCCGAGTCGCTCCTCTAAATCCACGATGTACCGCTCAATGGTGCGCCTGACCGTCGCACCATTTGGCAGCCAGAGCGGAAGCCCCTGTCCCACTTCCTTGGCGAGCGTAAACAGCTTAAGCTCTTTGCCGATCTTGCGGTGATCACGCTCTTTCATTTCCTCGAGCAAGGCCAGATGCGCCTCAAGCTCCGACGCCTTGCGAAAGCTTGTCGCATAAATCCGCGTCAACTGCTCACGCTTTGCATCCCCCCGCCAGTATGCGCCTGCGATACTCAAAAGTTTGAATGCCTTGATCTTCCCGGTCGACGGGAGATGAGGTCCGCGACACAGATCTGTAAACTCCCCTTGCGTAAACACGGTGATCGTCTCAGACTCTGGCAGATCCTCGATCAATTCAACCTTGAAACGGTCATTTCGCTCAGAAAAATAGGCAAGCGCCTCCGCCCGCGACATGACGGTGCGCTCAATCGGATAATCCGCTTTGATAATCTCTTGCATCACGCGCTCAATCTCGGGAAACTGCTCGGTCGTAAATGCGTGATCCGCAAAATCATAGTAGAATCCGTCTTCAATTACAGGGCCAATCGCAAACTTCGTCTCAGGATACAGCCGCGCAACCGCCTGCGCCATGACATGCGCCGTGGTGTGACGGTAGACCTCAAGTCCTTCTTTGTCATCAAACATGACCAGTTGCAGACTTACATCCCGATCGATCGGCGCACGCAGATCGACAAACTTCCCGTCAATCTTTCCCGCCACCGTCTGCCGCGCGACACCAGCACTGATGTCTTTTGCGACATCCTGCACGGTGACCCCGGCTTCATAGGTGCGGACGGACCCATCTTTCAGTGTGATCGAAACATTTGACTGCGCCATTTAAATTCCTCCTTCTCCATCTCAAGCAGAATGCAAAAAAGCGCCCCGCCCTTGAATCACTCAAGGGACGAGAGCGCTGCCGCTTCCGTGGTTCCACCCAACTTCACACGCGTATCCGCGTGCCTTCAGCCGCGTAACGTGCGGTTCCGTCCACTCTTATCGCGCATGCGTTCAGAAGGAAGCGTACGGTGTGGTAAATCGATTCGCCAAACCCTGGACAGGCTTTCAGCGTTTGCCCGTCCTCTCTGCAAGGTGCCGAACCGTTCTTGTCACCGATCATCGCCGTATGCATTTCTATTAACTTACATCATCAAAACTGCCGTGTCAACTCTTTTCCAGCGGATAAAATTCACTTAGAAACGGATCCGCCTCTGCACTGGCGCGTTTCTTGACGCGGTCGCCAAACACTTTTTCTACCGTCAGAAAAAAGGGAATTTCAGACGCATCCGCATGCAAGACGATTCGCTCTGGTCCGCGCGTGATCAGAGCACTCATCAGCACATCATGCGGATGAAGATCCCGGCTGCTGTGCTTCAATGCAATCTCATTCATCAGCGTCAAATCGAGTTCCTGTCGGTTTTCCTCAAAGGCGCGAATCACGTTTTGCGCACACACGAGATGAATTTCACCTGGCGTCTGTTTTGCAGAATCCGCAAAAAAACGAAGTACACTGACAAATTCCTCATACTCTTTATTCGCGAGAAACGAATCGACCGTATCTTTTATCACATCGTGAATCAAATTCAGACGCTTTGCAAAACGAAACGTCATCACGCCGCCCAGATGAACTTCTCCCTGCCTGAGCAACAATTCGCGAATCTGCAAAAAAAGAAGCGGCCATCTGCTCTCCACACCCTCTTGCGAATCCTTGGCAATCTCAGCAGGATAGTTCACGGCCATCTCGTGAAATGCTCGCACTTGAAGGAGGTTTTGTTCGTCGTCATCAAGATAGCTGTGGTGCTCCCGCAGTGTCCTCCCGATAAAACGATAGAGCCAAACCCCTCTTAAGTAGCGAAACAAAAGCATTGCAATGCGATTGCACACTACCTCTTTTGATTCAATCCCTTCCACGTGCAGATCGACATAATTCGGGCACTCAAGATCATCGACGGAAAGCGAGAACACAATTCCCTTTCTCGCGAGTTCCACCGAGCGTTTTTGCAGCCACAGGAGAAAATCGCGCTTGTCTTCCGATGTTGTAATGCGCATGTAGTGCACGATCAAACCTCCAAACACCCCGATCGCCCTTTGTCCCTCGCAACGGCATGGCCGATTTCCGACTGCAAGGTACACATGGAAGGTTTGAGAGAGGTCCAATTGGCGGGGGTCGTCATCCACATCACCTACAGTATGTCTAGGTGATGTGGCCCGCTATACCTTTTTGATACGCTGAATGGCCTGCAACATGCTTATACCAGCGATAAAAAAAACTGGAATGACCGCAAGAAAAAAGCCGACACCGATTTGATGGAGGTTGTGCACATGTATTCCTGTCGTAAATCCCCATGATTCAGTCGGAACGATCAAGGAAAAACTGCCCACGAGAAGAAAGACAAGCCCGCCATAAAACAGCACCTGACCAGACACGTGGCGCGCGATATACACCATGGCATTGCTAGACACGTTCATGCGGCTGATCAGAAAACCAATGAGGCCGCCGAATGCGATTTGCATGATCATCGTGCCAATGCCAAAGAAAAGCCCAGGAAGAAACCCGACGAAGGCAGACGGCATCTGTGGCGCCAACACGGTATAGACAATGACGGCAAAAGCACCCGTTCCAAAGCCTGCGATAAACCCGTGCAAAAGCGCGAGACGAACAGAAGAGCGCGCGCTGATTCCAGCATCCGCCACCGGAGTGAGCCGAAGCGCCCGCGTAAGCGCCGCTTCGAGAAAGCCAAGCCAGTGAATGTGACGGCCAAGACGCAGGATATACGCGCCAGACAGCGCCATGACAAGTCCTACGACCACATAGATCAGCGCGTTTGCGTGAAAGAGCAGCGTCACCTGTTTGAGGGCGACAAACGAAAGCTCAGACATGAGCGCGCGCTGCACCGTAAATGCGAGAGAGAAGGCAAAACCCGCCCGCATCCCGCCGCGCGTGCTGTAGCTTCCAACGGAGTAGCTAAAGGTAATCGGCCACGTATGTTCATCAGGCGTGATTCCGTGAACCATGCCAAGTAGCAGCGCAGTCAAGAGAACGGTTAAGAGTGACATTGACCCTGACGGATTCCAAAGATTGATCATAAGGCCTCCTGAGATCGATCCAAGACGTATTGGATAAAGCGAAATGATTACGATTAACAACTGAGTTCACATTACCACAGATGCGCCCAATTGTAAATCGTAATCATTACGGTTATCTAAAATGAACAGACGCCTCTGACACACCGTCAGGGCGTCTGTTTCGCAAGGGATCTCTCACTGCGCGACATGTCGCAAAAAGAAACCGAGCGTTGCCGCAAAAGCGTGACGCGCCGCATCGCTGTGATAACTCGCGCGCGTATCATTAAAAAAAGCGTGTTGCGCACCTTCATACACATGAAAATCAAACGGTCTCGAAGCACTCTTCATCGCGTCAGCAAACGCCGTTACTCCATCGGTAATGCGCGGGTCAAGCCCCCCGTAGAAACCGATGATTGGGCAGGTACCTTGTGTGACGTTGTCGGCAGACGGAGACGTGCCATAGAAGATGGCCGCACCCCGCAGTTCGCGGTCGCGGCACGCCAAGAGCGCGGACAGCGCACCACCCATGCAAAACCCGACAGAACCGATGGAGCCACTGCTGACCGCGCACGCGTCACTGCGCAAAAAAGAAGTCGTCTCAAGCATCTGATCCATGTAGAGCTCCATGTTGAGCCCGGAGAAGAGTTTGGCAAAGGTTTCATGAACGCTTTCTCGCTCAGGGGAAGGCAATCGGTCAAGCGCCTTCTGACGCTCGTCAGGGCTGTGCCAAGCAGTCGATGGCAAGGTGTCTAAAAAGGTTTTGACCGCATCAATTCGCTCCCGCGCCAAAACCTCCGGCCGCGCCCCATCCACTGCGTAGAGATCAGGCGCAAACGTCGCATAGCCCGCCTCGGCAAAGCGCGCCGCAACATCTTCAATATGCGCGTCAACACCCCAGATCTCCTGAATGACCACAAGCGTCGGAAGCGGCGTCTTTGCGCGTCTCGGATATTGTAGGAGCCCTGTGTATTTCCCATTCTCGCCGTATGTAATCCACTCACTCGTCAATTGCACAGCAGCCCCACTCCTTCTATAACGTCGTCGTGTAATTCCCGTCGAGCCGCTCCCTGCGCGCAACTCCGCTGGCAATTGCCGCCTCGACCACCGCCCGGCTGACCGCTTTTGCCACGCGCTTGTTAAACACACTCGGGATAATATAGTTCTCGTTTAGCTCATCATCCGAAACAATCGCCGCAATCGCGCGCGCTGCCGCCAGTTTCATCGGCTCATTGATCTCCGCCGCCCGACAGTCGAGCGCGCCCCGAAAAATCCCTGGAAAGCACAGCACGTTATTGATCTGATTCGGATAATCGGAACGACCCGTCGCCATGACGCGCACATACGGTTCAGCAACCTCCGGCTCGATCTCAGGCGTCGGATTCGCCATGGCAAAGACAACCGGATCGCGGTTCATCATCTTCAAATGATCCACCGTCAAAACGCCGGGACCCGAAAGGCCGATAAATACGTCCGCATCGCGTATTGCGTCAGCCAGACTCCCCGTCACACCTGCTGGATTCGTGTTTTTAGCATACCAATCCCAAGCGACGTTATCATACTCATTCTTATTCGAAATAATGCCGTTTCGATCAACGCCGATAATGTTCTTGACACCGGCGGCGATGAGCATTTTCGTGCAAGCAACACCGGCGGCGCCAATACCTGTCACGACGACGCGCACCGCCTCGATTGGCTTTTGCACAATTTTGATCGCGTTTAAAAACCCTGCCAGAAGAACGACGGCCGTCCCGTGCTGATCGTCGTGAAATACAGGAATATCAAGCTCTTCACGCAAGCGATCCTCAATCTCAAAGCAGCGCGGCGAACCGATGTCTTCAAGGTTGATCCCCCCGAAAACGGGAGCCAACGCGCGTACGATGCGAATGATTTCTTCCGTATCCTTTGTGTCAAGGCAAATCGGAAAAGCGTCCACGTCGGCAAACTGTTTGAACAGCATTGCCTTTCCTTCCATGACAGGAACAGACGCGGCAGCCCCGATGTCGCCAAGTCCGAGAACCGCCGTCCCATCCGTCACGATCGCCACGGTGTTTCGCTTGATTGTAAGCGTGTATGCTTTTTGCGGGTCAGCGTGAATCGCCTGGCACACACGCGCAACATCCGGTGTGTAGACGCGCGAGAGGTCATCACGGTTCTTGACGGGGGACTTCGCATGAATCTCTATTTTTCCACCAAGGTGCATGAGAAAGGTGCGGTCAGAAACATTGACCACTTTGACCCCAGGAAGCGCGTGCAGTTCTTTGACAATCTGCTCCCCGTGCGCCCGGTCAAACGCCTGCACCGTCATATCGCGCACCGCCGTCGTTTTCGTCGCGGAAATCAAGTCGACCGCGACGATGTCCCCACCGTTTTCTCCGATTGTCTTTGCCAATTGGCCGAAGGTAGCGATGGAATTTTCAAGCTCCAACCGCAGAATCAGGCTCGTACCGGCCGTGTGTTGCACACTCATGCTCAGACCCCTTTCAAGGCAACCCGCTCTCGTGTGAAGCGATTTATAATGTCAACGCACCACCACGTGAATGGGCGATCCGAGGGCAACCTCCGCCGACTCCATCACCATCTCGCCAAGCGTCGGGTGCGCGTGAATCGTGAGCGCAACGTCTTCGAGTGTCGCGCCGAGTTCAATGGCGAGCGCCAACTCTGCGATCAGGTTTGAAGCCTCTGCCCCAATCACTTGCGCGCCAAGCAGCAGACCGCTCTTTTTGTCTGCGATCAGTTTGACAAATCCTTCATCCGCGTTCAGCGCAACTGCGCGTCCATTTGCCGCATACGGAAAACGCCCGACTGACACCTCTTTATTTTCCGCTTTTGCATCCGCCTCGCTGAGTCCAACTGTCGCAATCTCCGGATCAGAAAAGACAACGGCCGGAATGCAGCGATAATCGACGACACTCTCATGCCCTGCGATCACTTCCGCCGCCACTTTTCCTTCATAGGATGCCTTGTGCGCGAGCGCGGCGCCCGGAACGATATCCCCGATCGCATAGATATTTTGCACGCTTGTGCGACACTTTTCGTCGACCTCAATCAAGCCTTTATCCGTCAACTTGATTCCGATCGTGTCAAGGCCGAGTTCTTCCGTATTTGGACGACGGCCGACCGTGACGAGCACGTAGGATGCGCGAACGGTGTGCGTCTCCTCGCCGAGCGCATACGTGAGCGTAACGCCTGTCTCATCTTCTTCAACGCTTTTTGCCATCGCTTTTGTCACGACATCGACGTCATACTTTTTCAAGTTGCGCAAAACAAGGCGTGACAATTGAGGCTCAAACAGCGGCAGAATCGAATCGGTGCCTTCAAGAATCGTCACTTTTGCCCCAAACTTGGCAAACGTTTGCCCCAGTTCGATTCCGAT is part of the Ferroacidibacillus organovorans genome and encodes:
- a CDS encoding dienelactone hydrolase family protein, which gives rise to MQLTSEWITYGENGKYTGLLQYPRRAKTPLPTLVVIQEIWGVDAHIEDVAARFAEAGYATFAPDLYAVDGARPEVLARERIDAVKTFLDTLPSTAWHSPDERQKALDRLPSPERESVHETFAKLFSGLNMELYMDQMLETTSFLRSDACAVSSGSIGSVGFCMGGALSALLACRDRELRGAAIFYGTSPSADNVTQGTCPIIGFYGGLDPRITDGVTAFADAMKSASRPFDFHVYEGAQHAFFNDTRASYHSDAARHAFAATLGFFLRHVAQ
- the thrS gene encoding threonine--tRNA ligase, whose protein sequence is MAQSNVSITLKDGSVRTYEAGVTVQDVAKDISAGVARQTVAGKIDGKFVDLRAPIDRDVSLQLVMFDDKEGLEVYRHTTAHVMAQAVARLYPETKFAIGPVIEDGFYYDFADHAFTTEQFPEIERVMQEIIKADYPIERTVMSRAEALAYFSERNDRFKVELIEDLPESETITVFTQGEFTDLCRGPHLPSTGKIKAFKLLSIAGAYWRGDAKREQLTRIYATSFRKASELEAHLALLEEMKERDHRKIGKELKLFTLAKEVGQGLPLWLPNGATVRRTIERYIVDLEERLGYSHVYTPVLGSVELYKISGHWDHYHEDMFPPMEMDNEELVLRPMNCPHHMMVYKSDMHSYRDLPLRIGELGTMHRYEMSGTLAGLQRVRAMTLNDAHIFCTLDQVKDEFQRVVRLIQQVYKDFAITDFSYRLSLRDPANTEKYVASDAMWERAEGMLREVLTEMDLPFEEAIGEAAFYGPKLDVQVKTALGKEETLSTAQLDFHLPERFELEYIGEDGRAHRPVVIHRGIVSTMERMVAYLIENYKGAFPLWLAPLQVRILPVTTGQEAYAAEVEEMLRTHGVRVEVDRRQEKIGYKIRAAQLDKIPYMLVVGQKEQDANAVSVRHRVEGDQGAIAASEFAKRVAEEIARRG
- a CDS encoding NAD-dependent malic enzyme — protein: MSVQHTAGTSLILRLELENSIATFGQLAKTIGENGGDIVAVDLISATKTTAVRDMTVQAFDRAHGEQIVKELHALPGVKVVNVSDRTFLMHLGGKIEIHAKSPVKNRDDLSRVYTPDVARVCQAIHADPQKAYTLTIKRNTVAIVTDGTAVLGLGDIGAAASVPVMEGKAMLFKQFADVDAFPICLDTKDTEEIIRIVRALAPVFGGINLEDIGSPRCFEIEDRLREELDIPVFHDDQHGTAVVLLAGFLNAIKIVQKPIEAVRVVVTGIGAAGVACTKMLIAAGVKNIIGVDRNGIISNKNEYDNVAWDWYAKNTNPAGVTGSLADAIRDADVFIGLSGPGVLTVDHLKMMNRDPVVFAMANPTPEIEPEVAEPYVRVMATGRSDYPNQINNVLCFPGIFRGALDCRAAEINEPMKLAAARAIAAIVSDDELNENYIIPSVFNKRVAKAVSRAVVEAAIASGVARRERLDGNYTTTL
- the rpmI gene encoding 50S ribosomal protein L35, which translates into the protein MPKMKTHRGAAKRFKKTGSGKIKRNHAFTSHLFTSKSAKRKRQLRHATTMAPSDVKRIKQMITYL
- the lpdA gene encoding dihydrolipoyl dehydrogenase produces the protein MVVGELTEEVDVLVIGAGPGGYVAAIRAAQLGKSVTVVDKADLGGVCLNRGCIPSKALISAAHHYEAAKTSPYPGVETTATLDFSKVQAWKQTVVEKMTGGVKTLLKGNKINVIQGEVFFSKPDEARVMTETEGHSYRFNHCIIATGSRPIELRSIPFSKRVISSDEALSFDQVPESLIVIGGGYIGIELGQTFAKFGAKVTILEGTDSILPLFEPQLSRLVLRNLKKYDVDVVTKAMAKSVEEDETGVTLTYALGEETHTVRASYVLVTVGRRPNTEELGLDTIGIKLTDKGLIEVDEKCRTSVQNIYAIGDIVPGAALAHKASYEGKVAAEVIAGHESVVDYRCIPAVVFSDPEIATVGLSEADAKAENKEVSVGRFPYAANGRAVALNADEGFVKLIADKKSGLLLGAQVIGAEASNLIAELALAIELGATLEDVALTIHAHPTLGEMVMESAEVALGSPIHVVVR
- a CDS encoding TrmH family RNA methyltransferase, with the protein product MEKSLTSLQNPRIKGFAALKDKKQRERERLYLVEGVRAVDTYLSCGNILQTLIFDDEIPLPDAALDLVFAARKKGIEVLPVGTNAIAKIADTEHPQGIIGVARMGDADWRAVVRKASEAAPAPLLLLDGVKDPGNLGALLRSAHAVGCTRIVTLPGTVDVYSPKVVRSAMGSLPHLQIARMSGTFEELGACLKEEGYRIIGTDLDGTSLYEENLTGNLALFIGSEADGLSFDARDLCEGMITIPMPGKTESLNVAIATSVILYESLRQRLAQR
- a CDS encoding aldo/keto reductase; the protein is MKYRKLGKTGLKVSVIGIGTWQFGGEWGKDFSQREVDAMIGRGKELGINLIDTAECYGDHLSEELVGGATSRERDQWVIATKFGHKFSGHASRVQLWTADDIKKQLEDSLKALRTDYIDVYQFHSGSDDSFQQDDVWTMLDKQVQAGKIRHLGISIGSNDNLLQTENASRVNAEVIQVVYNRIDRKPEERVFPSCERQNLGVLARVPLASGFLSGKYKPGAVFSGQDVRANRAQETVLAQLKQVEEIARTEVPEGIDMAQWALAWCLKHPAVTSVIPGCKSVEQVEFNAKAADLDMVSSHHPQAWV
- the rplT gene encoding 50S ribosomal protein L20, whose translation is MPRVKGGTITRRRHKKILKLAKGYFGSKHRLFRTANQQVMKSLMYAYRDRRVRKRDFRRLWIQRINAAARQNGLSYSKLMFGLKQAGVEVNRKMLADLAVSDAHAFSELAGVAKAKLQA
- the infC gene encoding translation initiation factor IF-3 — protein: MSKEDVQINEGIRAREVRLIDEANAQLGIVNIREALRIAMEKNLDLVNVAPTAKPPVCRIMDYGKFKYEQSKKEKEARKNQKVVMIKEIRMTPNIEDHDFETKVKAATRFLQDGDKVKAAVRFRGREITHPAIGQAVLEKMVKELEPYGTLERAPRLEGRNMIIILNPRHNAEKSS
- the ytxC gene encoding putative sporulation protein YtxC, which encodes MRITTSEDKRDFLLWLQKRSVELARKGIVFSLSVDDLECPNYVDLHVEGIESKEVVCNRIAMLLFRYLRGVWLYRFIGRTLREHHSYLDDDEQNLLQVRAFHEMAVNYPAEIAKDSQEGVESRWPLLFLQIRELLLRQGEVHLGGVMTFRFAKRLNLIHDVIKDTVDSFLANKEYEEFVSVLRFFADSAKQTPGEIHLVCAQNVIRAFEENRQELDLTLMNEIALKHSSRDLHPHDVLMSALITRGPERIVLHADASEIPFFLTVEKVFGDRVKKRASAEADPFLSEFYPLEKS